A region of Subtercola boreus DNA encodes the following proteins:
- a CDS encoding APC family permease, producing MIDPVPPSEHVGRSSTGFVAGDEDARLAEFGYTQKLDRSVGRVASFAIGFSTISATTAVFTGFGAGYLNAGSPFIWTLFLAIPVFLLWTLIAADIAAKLPLAGYAYQWTSRLNGPGFGWFTGFAALIGWVSGMTSLGYIFAGYLGSVFDWDLTQAGQIFIAIGVVLVCVTINAYRVRLATFINNIGVGLEIVVTVGVTLVIAVVVFLVPDNAQPFSSLFEGKSSDEATPYILAWLAASLGPFFGLVGVEAVADVAEETKNARRVIPRTMFYAFATSCVIEFLMYLVYVLAIKDASAVAGSSTPIEEIISQQLGPVFAKIVVAVALTNILVCLLANVLVGTRLLYSMSRDNMMPFSRALRHVSPERKTPSTAVITLGVVSVLMLLSALVSPQAFNYFLGIATLAFFTTYVLQTVGLLIASVRGRVPEPEPGTFNLGRARIPLLVVALIVFLTVEMALLFLPAFAGNGFVFGGILVLAALWYIIVVRRRVRTGHAGAAYAQEHPDDEAVEVR from the coding sequence TCCGAACACGTCGGCAGATCATCGACGGGCTTCGTGGCAGGCGATGAAGACGCTCGCCTGGCGGAGTTCGGTTACACCCAGAAGCTCGACCGTTCGGTCGGCAGAGTGGCCTCGTTCGCCATCGGCTTCTCCACCATCAGCGCGACAACGGCCGTGTTCACCGGATTCGGGGCGGGATACCTCAACGCCGGATCCCCGTTCATCTGGACCCTGTTCCTGGCGATACCCGTCTTTCTGCTCTGGACACTCATCGCCGCAGACATCGCAGCGAAGCTTCCCCTGGCGGGCTACGCCTACCAGTGGACGAGCCGACTCAACGGACCCGGCTTCGGCTGGTTCACCGGGTTCGCCGCGCTGATCGGCTGGGTCAGCGGCATGACGAGCCTCGGCTACATCTTCGCCGGCTACCTCGGCAGCGTCTTCGACTGGGATCTCACCCAGGCCGGGCAGATCTTCATCGCGATCGGCGTCGTTCTCGTCTGCGTGACGATCAACGCCTACCGGGTGCGCCTCGCGACCTTCATCAACAACATCGGCGTCGGGCTCGAGATCGTCGTCACGGTGGGCGTCACTCTGGTGATCGCGGTCGTGGTCTTTCTCGTCCCCGACAACGCGCAGCCGTTCTCGTCGCTCTTCGAGGGCAAGAGCTCCGATGAGGCGACGCCGTACATCCTCGCCTGGCTCGCCGCCTCTCTCGGGCCGTTCTTCGGGCTCGTGGGCGTCGAGGCCGTCGCCGATGTGGCAGAAGAGACGAAGAACGCACGGCGGGTCATCCCGCGCACCATGTTCTACGCCTTCGCAACGTCGTGTGTGATCGAGTTCCTGATGTACCTCGTCTACGTGCTCGCCATCAAGGACGCGTCGGCCGTCGCCGGGTCGTCCACGCCGATCGAGGAGATCATCTCCCAGCAGCTCGGACCGGTGTTCGCGAAGATCGTCGTCGCGGTGGCCCTCACGAACATCCTCGTCTGCCTGCTCGCCAACGTGCTGGTGGGCACCCGACTGCTCTACTCGATGTCGCGGGACAACATGATGCCCTTCTCCCGGGCCCTCCGGCACGTCTCGCCCGAGCGCAAGACCCCGTCGACTGCTGTCATCACGCTGGGTGTCGTCTCCGTGCTGATGCTGCTCTCTGCCCTGGTGAGCCCGCAGGCGTTCAACTACTTCCTCGGCATCGCCACCCTCGCCTTCTTCACCACCTACGTGTTGCAGACCGTCGGACTGCTGATCGCGTCGGTGCGCGGCAGGGTGCCCGAGCCGGAACCGGGAACGTTCAACCTCGGACGAGCGCGGATCCCGCTGCTCGTCGTCGCTCTCATCGTGTTCCTGACGGTGGAGATGGCCCTCCTGTTCCTGCCGGCGTTCGCAGGAAACGGATTCGTGTTCGGCGGGATCCTCGTTCTCGCGGCGCTCTGGTACATCATTGTCGTGAGGCGTCGTGTGCGTACCGGCCACGCCGGCGCCGCCTATGCGCAGGAGCACCCTGACGACGAAGCCGTCGAGGTGCGATGA